In Aquila chrysaetos chrysaetos chromosome 17, bAquChr1.4, whole genome shotgun sequence, one genomic interval encodes:
- the PHC1 gene encoding polyhomeotic-like protein 1 isoform X2, whose protein sequence is METESEQNSSSTSGSSSSGGSTRPQISQMSLYERQAVQALQALQRQPNAAQYFHQFMLQQQLNSAQLHSLAAVQQATIAASRQASSPNTSTPQQTTTTQASINLATTSAAQLISRSQSVSSPSATTLTQSVLLGNTTSPPLNQSQAQMYLRPQLGNLLQVNRTLGRNVPLASQLILMPNGAVAAVQQEVPPTQSPGVHADTDQVQNLAVRSQQSSAANAQLQGSAQKAALPGSSQASGLPQATSTGQTLAVAQASSGSAGQSLNLSQGSAGSNGVSGGVVASGGSQTSTGLSQTSSAGTAASCQRKGTGVVQPLPVAAAQAVTVSQGSQTETENAATKKGETDSGGQQTVGMNLTRTATPAPSQTLISSATYTQIQPHSLIQQQQQIHLQKQVVIQQQIAIHHQQQFQHRQSQLLHTATHLQLAQQQQQQQAPSLTQQQQQAQPPQQQVPPQNQQQAQTLVVQPMLQSQPQPVQLQQDSSCQPATKSPVPIQSKSLVTPIKPPQLGPAKMSAAQQPPPHIPVQVVGTRQQGSGQAQALGLAQIAAAVPTSRGMPAVVQPVSQAHAASPSSSTAPPSSQEAPPLTTGVNLAQVQGTAHMVKSPASSPVVAQMPAAFYMQSVQLPGKSQTLAVKRKAESEEEKEESPSVTALLPARSSPVTDSPKNMEEKSGLGDKSDSAAIATSNTPSSEGASVTPTSAPTPNLAMVSRQMGDSKPPQAIVKPQILTHIIEGFVIQEGAEPFPVGCSQLLKESEKPLQGEAPSGQSENLSSNSPGGDSASMELDKKANLLKCEYCGKYAPATQFRGSKRFCSMTCAKRGMT, encoded by the exons GCCCTGCAGGCACTCCAGAGACAGCCCAATGCAGCCCAGTACTTTCATCAGTTtatgctccagcagcagcttaaCAGTGCCCAGCTTCACAGCCTGGCTGCTGTCCAGCAG GCTACAATTGCAGCCAGCAGGCAGGCCAGCTCCCCCAACACCAGCACCCCGCAACAGACCACCACCACCCAGGCCTCT aTCAACCTAGCCACCACATCAGCTGCTCAGCTGATCAGTCGGTCACAGAGCGTGAGTTCCCCCAGCGCCACAACCCTGACACAGTCTGTGCTCCTTGGGAATACCACCTCACCGCCTCTCAACCAGTCACAGGCCCAGATGTATCTCCGG CCCCAGCTGGGGAACCTGTTGCAGGTAAACCGGACCTTGGGCCGCAATGTGCCTCTTGCCTCCCAACTCATCCTGATGCCCAACGGGGCTGTGGCCGCTGTCCAGCAGGAGGTACCACCCACTCAGTCTCCTGGGGTCCATGCAGACACAGACCAG GTGCAGAACTTGGCTGTGAGGAGCCAGCAGAGCTCGGCCGCTAACGCCCAGCTCCAAGGCTCCGCTCagaaggcagctctgccaggaagCTCCCAGGCTTCGGGCTTACCGCAGGCCACCAGCACGGGCCAGACCTTGGCAGTGGCCCAGGCCTCCTCCGGCAGCGCGGGCCAGTCCCTCAACTTGAGCCAGGGGTCAGCAGGCAGCAACGGTGTCTCCGGAGGGGTGGTGGCAAGTGGTGGGAGCCAGACCTCAACGGGATTGAGCCAGACCTCCTCGGCAGGCACCGCTGCCAGTTGCCAAAGGAAAGGCACGGGGGTGGTTCAGCCATTACCGGTAGCAGCTGCCCAGGCCGTGACCGTCAGCCAGGGAAGCCAGACGGAGACAGAGAATGCAGCCACAAAGAAGGGCGAAACGGACAGTGGCGGGCAGCAAACGGTGGGCATGAACCTGACCAGGACTGCTACACCAGCACCCAGCCAGACGTTGATCAGCTCAG CCACCTATACACAGATCCAGCCACACTCGCtgatccagcagcagcagcagatccaCCTGCAGAAGCAGGTGGTGATCCAGCAGCAGATCGCCATTCATCACCAGCAGCAGTTCCAGCACCGCCAGTCCCAGCTCCTCCACACAGCCACCCACCTCCAGCTGGcccaacagcagcaacagcagcaagcaCCATCTCTGacccaacagcagcagcaagctcaACCTCCGCAGCAGCAGGTTCCAcctcaaaaccagcagcaggCTCAGACCCTCGTGGTGCAGCCTATGTTGCAGTCCCAGCCACAGCCTGTGCAGCTCCAGCAGGACAGTTCTTGCCAGCCAGCCACCAAGTCACCTGTTCCAATACAGTCAAAATCTCTGGTCACCCCCATCAAACCACCTCAGCTTGGGCCTGCCAAAATGtcagcagcccagcagcctcCACCACACATCCCAGTACAGGTGGTGGGTACTCGGCAGCAGGGCTCAGGCCAAGCCCAAGCACTGGGTTTGGCTCAGATCGCTGCAGCTGTGCCGACATCCCGGGGAATGCCAGCTGTGGTCCAGCCTGTTTCCCAAGCCCATGCTGCTTCCCCGTCATCATCTACAGCTCCACCATCCTCACAGGAAGCTCCTCCTCTCACCACAGGGGTGAATTTGGCACAAGTTCAAGGCACAGCCCACATGGTGAAGAGCCCAGCCTCCTCTCCAGTTGTGGCTCAGATGCCAGCAGCATTCTACATGCAGTCTGTCCAGTTGCCA GGCAAGTCTCAGACCTTAGCGGTAAAGCGGAAGGCAGAgtcagaggaggagaaggaggagtcGCCCAGTGTCactgcactgctgcctgccaggtCCTCTCCTGTGACAGACAGCCCCAAAAACATGGAGGAGAAGAGTGGCCTTGGAG ATAAATCTGATTCTGCTGCCATTGCAACCTCAAATACCCCCTCAAGTGAAGGAGCATCAGTCACCCCCACCTCTGCTCCCACCCCAAACCTGGCAATGGTGTCACGTCAGATGGGAGACTCCAAACCCCCCCAAGCCATCGTCAAGCCCCAGATCCTCACACACATCATTGAAGGCTTTGTCAtccaggagggagcagagccctTTCCG GTGGGTTGTTCTCAGCTGCTGAAAGAATCTGAGAAACCGCTGCAGGGAGAGGCTCCTTCTGGGCAGAGTGAAAACCTGTCCAGCAATTCTCCGGGAGGGGACAGTGCTTCTATGG AGCTTGATAAGAAggcaaacttgctgaagtgTGAATACTGTGGGAAGTATGCCCCAGCAACCCAGTTCCGTGGTTCCAAGAGGTTCTGTTCCATGACCTGTGCTAAAAG GGGAATGACTTAA
- the M6PR gene encoding cation-dependent mannose-6-phosphate receptor isoform X2, giving the protein MSSLCHTSAVLVFFMALAVGVGAQQSNERSCDVIGDESSESQMERALLKKLEPLSQMRFNVTVEKGKTENYVYHFRVCREVNSTLHDFGGLVQTDRQNGKTTVIGRINETQVFNGSDWIMLIYKGGDSYGRHCSGEKRRAVIMISCKRGVTASSFSIISEEREKEQECFYLFEMDSNVACPAEDSHLSVGSILLITFASLIAVYIIGGFLYQRLVVGAKGMEQFPHFAFWQDLGNLVADGCDFVCRSKPRNAPAAYRGVGDDQLGEESEERDDHLLPM; this is encoded by the exons ATGTCATCACTTTGCCATACCTCTGCTGTGCTGGTATTCTTTATGGCCCTTGCTGTGGGTGTAGGGGCTCAACAGTCGAATGAGAGGAGCTGTGATGTGATTGGTGATGAAAGCAGCGAGTCGCAAATGGAAAGAGCCCTGCTGAAGAAACTAGAGCCCCTGAGCCAAATGAG GTTTAACGTGACTGtggagaaaggcaaaacagaaaactacGTCTACCATTTCAGGGTGTGCAGGGAGGTCAACAGCACCTTGCACGATTTTGGTGGCCTGGTGCAAACAGATAGACAGAATGGAAAGACCACAGTGATAGGAAGAATCAATGAAACCCAGGTCTTCAATGGAA GTGACTGGATCATGCTGATTTATAAAGGAGGTGATTCATATGGTAGGCACTGCAGCGGTGAGAAGAGAAGAGCTGTGATAATGATTTCTTGCAAGCGGGGAGTTACAGCG AGTTCATTCAGCATTATTTCAGAAGAGCGGGAAAAGGAGCAGGAGTGTTTCTACCTCTTTGAGATGGACAGCAATGTGGCATGTCCAGCTGAGGATTCCCACCTCAGCGTCGGCTCCATTCTACTGATCAC GTTTGCTTCACTGATTGCAGTCTACATCATTGGTGGGTTCCTCTACCAGCGCCTTGTAGTGGGAGCAAAGGGCATGGAGCAGTTTCCCCACTTTGCCTTCTGGCAAGATCTGGGCAATTTAGTGGCG GATGGCTGTGACTTTGTCTGCCGATCTAAGCCTCGAAACGCACCAGCTGCATACCGTGGTGTGGGTGATGACCAGCTTGGTGAGGAATCAGAAGAACGGGATGACCACTTGCTACCAATGTGA
- the PHC1 gene encoding polyhomeotic-like protein 1 isoform X1, producing the protein METESEQNSSSTSGSSSSGGSTRPQISQMSLYERQAVQALQALQRQPNAAQYFHQFMLQQQLNSAQLHSLAAVQQATIAASRQASSPNTSTPQQTTTTQASINLATTSAAQLISRSQSVSSPSATTLTQSVLLGNTTSPPLNQSQAQMYLRPQLGNLLQVNRTLGRNVPLASQLILMPNGAVAAVQQEVPPTQSPGVHADTDQVQNLAVRSQQSSAANAQLQGSAQKAALPGSSQASGLPQATSTGQTLAVAQASSGSAGQSLNLSQGSAGSNGVSGGVVASGGSQTSTGLSQTSSAGTAASCQRKGTGVVQPLPVAAAQAVTVSQGSQTETENAATKKGETDSGGQQTVGMNLTRTATPAPSQTLISSATYTQIQPHSLIQQQQQIHLQKQVVIQQQIAIHHQQQFQHRQSQLLHTATHLQLAQQQQQQQAPSLTQQQQQAQPPQQQVPPQNQQQAQTLVVQPMLQSQPQPVQLQQDSSCQPATKSPVPIQSKSLVTPIKPPQLGPAKMSAAQQPPPHIPVQVVGTRQQGSGQAQALGLAQIAAAVPTSRGMPAVVQPVSQAHAASPSSSTAPPSSQEAPPLTTGVNLAQVQGTAHMVKSPASSPVVAQMPAAFYMQSVQLPGKSQTLAVKRKAESEEEKEESPSVTALLPARSSPVTDSPKNMEEKSGLGDKSDSAAIATSNTPSSEGASVTPTSAPTPNLAMVSRQMGDSKPPQAIVKPQILTHIIEGFVIQEGAEPFPVGCSQLLKESEKPLQGEAPSGQSENLSSNSPGGDSASMELDKKANLLKCEYCGKYAPATQFRGSKRFCSMTCAKRYNVSCSHQFRLQRKKMKEFQEANYARVRRRGPRRSSSEIARTKIQGKRHRGQEDSSRGSDNSSYDEALSPTSPGPLSVRASHGERDLANSSMAPPTPDLHGINPVFLSSNPSRWSVEEVYEFIASLQGCQEIAEEFRSQEIDGQALLLLKEEHLMSAMNIKLGPALKICAKINVLKET; encoded by the exons GCCCTGCAGGCACTCCAGAGACAGCCCAATGCAGCCCAGTACTTTCATCAGTTtatgctccagcagcagcttaaCAGTGCCCAGCTTCACAGCCTGGCTGCTGTCCAGCAG GCTACAATTGCAGCCAGCAGGCAGGCCAGCTCCCCCAACACCAGCACCCCGCAACAGACCACCACCACCCAGGCCTCT aTCAACCTAGCCACCACATCAGCTGCTCAGCTGATCAGTCGGTCACAGAGCGTGAGTTCCCCCAGCGCCACAACCCTGACACAGTCTGTGCTCCTTGGGAATACCACCTCACCGCCTCTCAACCAGTCACAGGCCCAGATGTATCTCCGG CCCCAGCTGGGGAACCTGTTGCAGGTAAACCGGACCTTGGGCCGCAATGTGCCTCTTGCCTCCCAACTCATCCTGATGCCCAACGGGGCTGTGGCCGCTGTCCAGCAGGAGGTACCACCCACTCAGTCTCCTGGGGTCCATGCAGACACAGACCAG GTGCAGAACTTGGCTGTGAGGAGCCAGCAGAGCTCGGCCGCTAACGCCCAGCTCCAAGGCTCCGCTCagaaggcagctctgccaggaagCTCCCAGGCTTCGGGCTTACCGCAGGCCACCAGCACGGGCCAGACCTTGGCAGTGGCCCAGGCCTCCTCCGGCAGCGCGGGCCAGTCCCTCAACTTGAGCCAGGGGTCAGCAGGCAGCAACGGTGTCTCCGGAGGGGTGGTGGCAAGTGGTGGGAGCCAGACCTCAACGGGATTGAGCCAGACCTCCTCGGCAGGCACCGCTGCCAGTTGCCAAAGGAAAGGCACGGGGGTGGTTCAGCCATTACCGGTAGCAGCTGCCCAGGCCGTGACCGTCAGCCAGGGAAGCCAGACGGAGACAGAGAATGCAGCCACAAAGAAGGGCGAAACGGACAGTGGCGGGCAGCAAACGGTGGGCATGAACCTGACCAGGACTGCTACACCAGCACCCAGCCAGACGTTGATCAGCTCAG CCACCTATACACAGATCCAGCCACACTCGCtgatccagcagcagcagcagatccaCCTGCAGAAGCAGGTGGTGATCCAGCAGCAGATCGCCATTCATCACCAGCAGCAGTTCCAGCACCGCCAGTCCCAGCTCCTCCACACAGCCACCCACCTCCAGCTGGcccaacagcagcaacagcagcaagcaCCATCTCTGacccaacagcagcagcaagctcaACCTCCGCAGCAGCAGGTTCCAcctcaaaaccagcagcaggCTCAGACCCTCGTGGTGCAGCCTATGTTGCAGTCCCAGCCACAGCCTGTGCAGCTCCAGCAGGACAGTTCTTGCCAGCCAGCCACCAAGTCACCTGTTCCAATACAGTCAAAATCTCTGGTCACCCCCATCAAACCACCTCAGCTTGGGCCTGCCAAAATGtcagcagcccagcagcctcCACCACACATCCCAGTACAGGTGGTGGGTACTCGGCAGCAGGGCTCAGGCCAAGCCCAAGCACTGGGTTTGGCTCAGATCGCTGCAGCTGTGCCGACATCCCGGGGAATGCCAGCTGTGGTCCAGCCTGTTTCCCAAGCCCATGCTGCTTCCCCGTCATCATCTACAGCTCCACCATCCTCACAGGAAGCTCCTCCTCTCACCACAGGGGTGAATTTGGCACAAGTTCAAGGCACAGCCCACATGGTGAAGAGCCCAGCCTCCTCTCCAGTTGTGGCTCAGATGCCAGCAGCATTCTACATGCAGTCTGTCCAGTTGCCA GGCAAGTCTCAGACCTTAGCGGTAAAGCGGAAGGCAGAgtcagaggaggagaaggaggagtcGCCCAGTGTCactgcactgctgcctgccaggtCCTCTCCTGTGACAGACAGCCCCAAAAACATGGAGGAGAAGAGTGGCCTTGGAG ATAAATCTGATTCTGCTGCCATTGCAACCTCAAATACCCCCTCAAGTGAAGGAGCATCAGTCACCCCCACCTCTGCTCCCACCCCAAACCTGGCAATGGTGTCACGTCAGATGGGAGACTCCAAACCCCCCCAAGCCATCGTCAAGCCCCAGATCCTCACACACATCATTGAAGGCTTTGTCAtccaggagggagcagagccctTTCCG GTGGGTTGTTCTCAGCTGCTGAAAGAATCTGAGAAACCGCTGCAGGGAGAGGCTCCTTCTGGGCAGAGTGAAAACCTGTCCAGCAATTCTCCGGGAGGGGACAGTGCTTCTATGG AGCTTGATAAGAAggcaaacttgctgaagtgTGAATACTGTGGGAAGTATGCCCCAGCAACCCAGTTCCGTGGTTCCAAGAGGTTCTGTTCCATGACCTGTGCTAAAAG GTACAATGTCAGCTGCAGCCATCAGTTTcggctgcagaggaagaagatgaaGGAATTCCAGGAAGCTAACTATGCTCGTGTGCGCCGACGGGGACCACGGCGCAGCAGCTCTGAAATTGCTCGAACAAAGATCCAGGGCAAGCGCCACAGG GGCCAGGAAGATTCAAGTCGAGGCTCTGATAACTCCAGCTATGATGAAGCTTTGTCCCCTACATCTCCAGGACCCTTGTCAGTAAGGGCCAGTCATGGAGAGAGGGACCTGGCAAACTCTAGCATGGCCCCACCTACCCCAGATCTACATGGCATCAACCCCGTCTTCCTGTCCAGCAATCCCAGTCGTTGGAGTGTGGAGGAAGTGTATGAGTTCATTGCATCACTGCAAG GGTGCCAGGAGATTGCTGAGGAGTTTCGGTCACAGGAAATTGATGGCCAGGCCCTGTTGCTTCTGAAGGAGGAACACCTCATGAGTGCCATGAACATCAAGCTGGGACCAGCTCTCAAGATCTGTGCCAAGATCAATGTCCTCAAGGAGACCTAA